Below is a genomic region from Zea mays cultivar B73 chromosome 9, Zm-B73-REFERENCE-NAM-5.0, whole genome shotgun sequence.
AAACAATAAGATGATTTTTTTTCAAAATATGAGAAATTACTGAATTTTCCCGAAGACAAGAAATTGAGTACAAATACATAAAACACGAAAAATTACCATATttttccgaaaaatatgaaaatagacGGTAAATACGCCCCATTGTTTATCGTACCGTTTTTTAACACATTATCCCGTTTTCGTATTGTTTTTTATATATCCCGATAAATAAAAAAATAACCAGAAAAATTGAGTAAACAATACCGAAAAACTACTGATTTTTTCCAACTGTTTTCACCCTTAGTCACATGACTTGCACTACTAGCAATGCTTATGCTTTCTTGGCTTCGCCGCATGAACGAAATGACAACAACATGGGCGCCACACTGTCTTGGTCCGGTCCATGAAAAGTCTGAGCCTCTGAGGCCTAGCACGAGAATCTCTGGCCCAATGTGGCAGGTGTAGGAAGACTACTTATGCTCCGTTTGAACGTTGATATTAGATGATATAGAATTGAATTGAATTGAATTTAATAACAAATCAGCCATAATATTAAAATGATATGTAATTCCAATTCTATTGTTTGGATGTTACTGAATTGGAGTTTGGAATTGTGCGGTCTAATTCCACACAATACAGAGGGGTGACACTTTGCGTTGGGAGAGAGAGTTTCTAGTTATAGTTCAACTCTAGAAAATTAGGTCTCTAATTCTAAATCTCAATTTTATATGCAGACAAACAATAGAATTTAGGAAATCTGATTCCAATTCTTAAATCTATACTCCAATGTCGGTATCCAAACGAGCTATTATACTCATCTCCTCCGACCACTCCTTCCTATGTAGTTAATCGTGTCCTCCGAACACTGCTTCTTCCCCTCCTCCAAGGCTCTACCCTTGCACGATGGACGATGGATGGACGAACAAATGTTGTTACTCGTAGTCGTAGCGATCCTAGATTCGAATCCGGCCACAGAGATTTAGTTGGGAGAGTTGCCTTGACGGGAACCCGTGCTGTGCAGCTGTGTGCGCCCGATCGACACACGCGCCAAATTCGGGCGGGGCGGCGGTATTTCGCACGCCCAAAACACCTTGGTTCAGATCCGTGCACATCCAAATTATTATCTAATCTCTCATCTCAGAAACCATCCAATCCAAACTCTATCTTATATAATAACAAAATAGTACTCCAAAACTATCTGCTCACAGATTCTTAGGCTGTCACTGACCTGCTCTAAAGAGAACGTTACCAACATACAAAACTCTGTAGCGGGTATCTTACCGACAACTGTAAACCTTAGGAGGGCACGGGCAACTCTATTTCCAACGTACACACTTTTCTATTATAAACCGGAAGTGGCGAAGAGAGGGGAGGATTTGTGCAGAGAAAGAAGTGAGTGAAGTGGAAAGAAATAATATAATATATAGTAGTTAATATATGGTTGAGATATAGAGTAAACATGATTACATCTTATTGTAGTATAAGTTAGATAATCTTGTTGACGAGTATAGAATATTTCTTTTAGAGCTAGTTTGGTAACTCTATTTTTCATGGAATTTTCATGAAAATGAATTAATCTCCCTTGGTAAAAATCGAAATTTTTTGGAAAAATAGCCAAACTAGCCTCTAGAGTATGAATTTAGACTACTATATAGATGGCTAAACGGGTCGCTCGGCCCAGCACGACACTAGCACTATTAGACACAACACTATTAGTAATTGTGTTGTGTCGTGCTGGCATTAGTGCCTAACCAGCGACCCGGACACTACACTATAGTGCTAATCGTGTCGTATCGGCACTATACGACACTAACACCTAATAGTGCTTGTGTCAGACCAGACACTATTTCATTTTAAAAGTTCAAAAATATAGAAGATCTTTAAGATTATATATATAATTTTAAAAGTTAAATATATATACCATTATAAAGTGAATTCACTGTGTTTAAAATCATAACAAATAACAATTTACAATCACGTGCACATATCACAATCATATCTATAAACTACCGGTTGGTGTAAGTCGTGCCTAACCGTGCTGGTCACTTAATCATGTTGTGCTCGTGCAAGCCCATCGTACCGGGGTGGCGGCACAAGCACGGCATAGACTCGTGTCGTGTCGATATTGACACTATCTGTGTGATTGGTTTGCTTCTCGGAACGTGCAACTGCACCCGCGGAGATTAAAGTACACCTTGTTTGGTTTCCATCTCTGAACATACAGACAGAATAGATGCAAAAAGTAGTCACTGAACATACAGACTGAATAGATGCAAAAAGTAGTCACTGGCCAGGCATGCTTGCGATGCTCCCGAGCCGCGTATGCCCACGTTCAGGCCAAGTGCATGCAACGGCACATAAACCGAGAACGCTTTTTACGTTGTTTTTTAACTGTATCTTTCAAATAAAAAATGTAATCATCGAACCAATTTAATATTCGTGTTCCTGATATTTTTGAAACAAAATTAGACCACACATGCTATATAATATTTGACGATTTATTTATGTACTCTTTATAGCGCATGTTCTGACGCAGACAACCAAACACATGTTACATTTATCCTGAATATATTAATACAAACAACCAAACATAAATCTATGCACGAAATTAGTCTGTATACAATGAGCCTGAATCATCACGTACGGTCCAGGCTATCACGGTACCACAACCAAACAGATGCTATATAAATTTTATATGGCACGAATACCATGCCGAAACACTACCGATTGTGCCGTGTTTAGTGCCGGTACATTTAGAATGTTCTATTTAGCTATCTATACTACTATAAATGCGGATAGCCTTAAAACTCGGTGGCGCGCAGACTCATCAATCCGATCTGCGGGGGCCGTGAGTCAGCCGCGAATCTCGCCGCAGGGACTAGAGAAGCTGTTGTTAACCAGCGCGCGATGGATAACCGGATAAGTAGATAGTGGCCGTTATTACTCTTGGATTAGCCGCAGTTACTCGCAGTCATCCGATACTCCGATCCCGTTATATAAATAGACGCCCCCTTGGCCCCGTCGCCTCATCACGAATCACCAACACCCTCTCCTCCACCTTCCATCCcgatcaccgccgccaccgctttCGTTCCACGTCCCGATGGCACCGGTAGATCTAACCCCCAGGCAGCCCCGGAAGGCGTATGGCGGCGACGCCGGCGCCTACTACGAGTGGAGCCCAGCCGACCTGCCCATGCTCGGCGTCGCCTCCATCGGCGCAGCCAAgctctccctcgccgccggtgggctctcgCTCCCCAGCTACTCCGACTCTTCCAAGGTCGCGTACGTTCTTGAAGGTACGCGCGCGCCTCTCTCACTGATAATCTGATAGATACCTAAATATATCTGAATCTGCTGATGCTTGAACGAAACGAACAACAGGCACTGGCACCTGCGGCATCGTCCTGCCGGAGGCGACCAAGGAGAAGGTGCTGGCCGTGAAGGAGGGCGACGCCCTCGCGCTCCCCTTCGGCGTGGTCACGTGGTGGCACAACGGCCCCGCCGCGCCGACCCAGCTCACGGTCCTCTTCCTCGGCGACACCTCCAAGGGCCACAGGCCGGGGCAGTTCACCAACTTCCAGCTGACGGGCGCGAGCGGCATCTTCACGGGCTTCTCCACCGAGTTCGTGTCGCGCGCGTGGGACCTGCCGGAGGCGAACGCCGCGGCGCTGGTGTCGAGCCAGCCGGCGTCGGGCATCGTCAGGGCCTCGTCCCCGCTGCCGGCGCCCTCGGCGCAGGACCGCGAGGGGGTGGCGCTCAACTGCCTGGAGGCGCCGCTGGACGTGGACATCCCGGGCGGGGGCCGCGTGGTGGTGCTCAACACGGCGAACCTGCCCCTGGTCAGGGAGGTCGGGCTGGGCGCCGACCTGGTCCGCATCGACGCGCACTCCATGTGCTCCCCGGGCTTCTCGTGCGACTCGGCGTACCAGGTCACCTACATCGTGCGCGGCAGCGGGCGCGTGCAGGTGGTCGGGCCCGACGGGGTGCGCGTCCTGGAGACGCGCGTCGAGGGCGGCTTCCTCTTCATCGTGCCCCGCTTCCACGTGGTGTCCAAGATCGCGGACGCGTCGGGCATGGAATGGTTCTCCATCATCACCACCCCCAAGTAATTTGTCTCGATCGATCTTTCTTTTTTTGGTCTGCTGTTGCGAATTGCACTGGACATTTGATTGCACGGGAATGTTTGCATTGCAGCCCGATCTTCAGCCATCTGGCCGGAAAGACGTCGGTGTGGAAAGCCATCTCGGCGGAGGTGCTGCAGGCGTCGTTCAACACCACGCCGGAGATGGAGAAGCTGTTCCGGTCCAAGAGGCTTGACTCGGAGATCTTCTTCGCGCCCCCGTCCAACTGAGCAAATAGGCGGAAGCCCACGGTGGAGTGCTCTCGTGAAGTCGTCGTGGTTAGATTAGCATTAGCTTAGCTCGCCTTAATAAAGAGAGAATGGTGGTGGTCCTCGGCTCActgcttcttcagtagcttcagtCGTTCAGTGGTTCAGTCGTTGCGTCGGTCGGTTGTCGTGTCCGTTCGTCGAACTGCCAAGTTTTGTTAATTATTATTATTGTCACCCTCTGTTTTGTCTAGGTCTAGGGCTGGAAAAAAACTTTAAGCCGCGGCTTGTTCAGGCTCGCGAGCTATATTGTTTTAATTAATctataaaataataataaatattatAATTCTATAGATAATAATATGGTTGTTTCTTGGTTTTTAtgatacatttatgatatttcatAATTTAGGTTATTCATAATATTGAAGGGTGATATTCTATTCCACATTTATATATTTAATTATTTTTAATATAATAATATTTATCAATGTATGGTTTGCAAGCTAACTTTAAGCCAAGCCAAGCTTATTCTTGAGTTCATACAATGATCGAGGGAGCTCGTTTTTCGGCCCTAGTTTTGTGCTCATCGTTGTCATTATTAGTTTATATAAAAAAAAACTGATACTTCCTCAAGATATATAACAATAAACTGATACTTCATCTATGGCCGTACCACCTTTGTTGGACTATTTTCTAAAGAAACACCTACTTATTTACTTAGGTATTTTTTAGT
It encodes:
- the LOC100283693 gene encoding legumin-like protein: MAPVDLTPRQPRKAYGGDAGAYYEWSPADLPMLGVASIGAAKLSLAAGGLSLPSYSDSSKVAYVLEGTGTCGIVLPEATKEKVLAVKEGDALALPFGVVTWWHNGPAAPTQLTVLFLGDTSKGHRPGQFTNFQLTGASGIFTGFSTEFVSRAWDLPEANAAALVSSQPASGIVRASSPLPAPSAQDREGVALNCLEAPLDVDIPGGGRVVVLNTANLPLVREVGLGADLVRIDAHSMCSPGFSCDSAYQVTYIVRGSGRVQVVGPDGVRVLETRVEGGFLFIVPRFHVVSKIADASGMEWFSIITTPNPIFSHLAGKTSVWKAISAEVLQASFNTTPEMEKLFRSKRLDSEIFFAPPSN